One Papaver somniferum cultivar HN1 chromosome 10, ASM357369v1, whole genome shotgun sequence genomic window carries:
- the LOC113318863 gene encoding dolichol-phosphate mannosyltransferase subunit 1, which translates to MEEQHQQKETNRYSIIIPTYNERLNVALIIYLVFKHLKDIDFEIIVVDDGSPDGTQDIVKQLQKVYGEDRILLRARPKKLGLGTAYIHGLKHASGNFVVIMDADLSHHPKYLPNFIRKQAETGASIVTGTRYVNGGGVHGWNLMRKLTSRGANVLAQTFLWPGVSDLTGSFRLYKRSVLEDVINSCVSKGYVFQMEMIVRASRKGYHIEEVPITFVDRVYGSSKLGGSEIVEYLKGLVYLLVTT; encoded by the exons ATGGAGGAGCAGCatcaacaaaaggaaacaaatagATATAGCATAATCATCCCCACTTACAACGAACGCCTCAATGTTGCTCTGATCATCTATCTCGTCTTCAAGCATCTCAA GGATATTGATTTTGAGATAATTGTTGTGGATGATGGAAGTCCTGATGGGACTCAAGATATTGTCAAACAGTTGCAAAAAGTGTATGGAGAAGACCGCATT CTATTAAGAGCTAGACCGAAGAAGCTTGGTTTAG GTACTGCTTACATTCATGGGTTGAAACATGCATCTGGTAATTTTGTTGTGATCATGGATGCTGATCTATCTCATCAT CCGAAGTATTTGCCAAATTTCATCAG GAAACAAGCGGAGACTGGTGCGAGCATTGTTACTGGGACTCGAtatgttaatggtggtggtgtacATGGATGGAACCTCATGCGTAAACTGACAAGCAGGGGAGCCAATGTACTTGCTCAAACATTTCTATGGCCTGGAGTATCAGATTTAACTGGGTCTTTCAG GCTCTACAAGAGATCTGTCCTGGAGGATGTTATTAATTCCTGTGTCAGCAAGGGATATGTCTTTCAGATGGAAATGATTGTTCGAGCTTCCAGAAAAGGCTACCATATTGAAGAG GTACCCATCACCTTTGTCGATAGAGTATATGGGAGTTCAAAGCTGGGAGGATCAGAAATAGTTGAATACCTGAAAGGTCTTGTTTATTTATTAGTCACAACATAA
- the LOC113318864 gene encoding non-specific lipid-transfer protein-like protein At5g64080 → MSTHYSGRFFASIAIFLLLSTHINVKEVHAAGECGKTPISNAALSLSACLGAVQNVRAKVSPACCSRVSVLLRNSPKCLCAVFLSPLVKQAGINPAIAITIPKRCNIRNRPAGKKCGKYTLP, encoded by the exons ATGTCCACTCATTACTCAGGCAGATTCTTTGCTTCCATAGCCATCTTTCTCTTATTGTCAACTCATATCAATGTTAAAGAAGTACATGCTGCGGGTGAATGCGGGAAGACGCCTATAAGCAATGCAGCGTTGAGCTTAAGCGCATGTCTCGGAGCAGTTCAAAATGTCAGAGCTAAGGTTTCTCCAGCTTGTTGCTCTCGAGTTTCGGTTCTACTAAGGAATTCCCCCAAGTGTTTATGTGCTGTTTTCTTGTCACCATTAGTGAAGCAAGCTGGGATTAATCCAGCCATAGCAATCACTATTCCAAAACGTTGCAACATCAGAAACAGACCAGCTGGGAAGAAATGTGGAA AGTATACTCTTCCATGA
- the LOC113316969 gene encoding glutamate decarboxylase 1-like — translation MVLSKTASDTDVSVHSTFASRYVRTSLPRFKMSEDSIPKEAAYQIINDELMLDGNPRLNLASFVTTWMEPECNKLIMDSVNKNYVDMDEYPVTTELQNRCVNMIAHLFNAPLGEDEAAVGVGTVGSSEAIMLAGLAFKRRWQNKMKAQGKSCDKPNIVTGANVQVCWEKFARYFEVELKEVKLSEGYYVMDPAKAVEMVDENTICVAAILGSTLNGEFEDVKLLNDLLLEKNKQTGWDTPIHVDAASGGFIAPFIYPEIEWDFRLPLVKSINVSGHKYGLVYAGIGWAIWRTKEDLPEELIFHINYLGTDQPTFTLNFSKGSSQVIAQYYQLIRLGVEGYRNIMEACAENAIVLKTGIEKIDRFNIVSKDKGVPLVAFSLKDHTHYTEFDISDMLRRFGWIVPAYTMPADAQHITVLRVVIREDFSRTLAERLVMDISKVLHELDSASAKLTVKINKQISDDYEKKVQENEKKLLMKAEMETQIDVTNKWKNMVTSSNKTKGIC, via the exons ATGGTTTTATCAAAAACAGCTTCGGATACTGATGTTTCAGTTCACTCGACTTTTGCTTCTCGATATGTTCGAACATCTCTTCCAAG GTTTAAGATGTCGGAAGACTCAATCCCGAAGGAAGCTGCATATCAGATCATTAACGATGAGCTGATGTTGGATGGAAATCCTAGGTTGAATCTTGCTTCGTTTGTCACAACTTGGATGGAACCTGAATGTAATAAGCTTATTATGGATTCTGTTAATAAGAACTATGTCGACATGGATGAATACCCTGTTACTACTGAACTTCAG AACCGCTGTGTGAATATGATTGCGCATCTCTTCAATGCACCACTTGGAGAAGATGAAGCTGCAGTAGGAGTTGGGACCGTTGGATCTTCAGAGGCAATAATGCTAGCTGGTCTAGCATTCAAGAGGAGATGGCAAAATAAGATGAAAGCTCAGGGTAAATCATGCGACAAACCCAACATTGTCACTGGTGCCAATGTTCAGGTCTGCTGGGAGAAATTCGCTAGGTACTTTGAGGTGGAGCTTAAAGAAGTAAAACTTAGTGAGGGTTATTATGTCATGGATCCAGCAAAAGCTGTTGAAATGGTGGATGAGAATACCATCTGTGTAGCTGCAATCCTCGGTTCAACCTTAAATGGAGAATTCGAAGACGTTAAGCTCTTGAATGATCTCTTGCTTGAGAAGAACAAGCAAACTGG ATGGGATACCCCGATACATGTTGATGCAGCGAGTGGCGGGTTTATTGCACCATTCATATATCCAGAAATAGAATGGGATTTCCGTTTGCCTTTGGTGAAAAGCATAAACGTCAGTGGTCACAAATATGGCCTTGTATATGCTGGGATTGGTTGGGCGATCTGGAGGACAAAAGAAGACTTGCCAGAGGAACTCATTTTTCATATCAACTACTTGGGTACTGATCAACCCACCTTTACCCTCAACTTCTCCAAGGGTTCCAGTCAAGTTATCGCTCAGTACTATCAGCTTATTCGCTTGGGTGTTGAG GGTTACCGTAACATCATGGAGGCCTGTGCAGAAAATGCAATAGTACTTAAGACAGGGATCGAAAagattgatcgattcaacattGTGTCGAAGGACAAAGGAGTTCCATTGGTAGCATTCTCTCTGAAAGACCATACACATTACACTGAGTTTGACATATCGGATATGTTACGCCGTTTTGGATGGATCGTTCCTGCTTATACAATGCCAGCGGATGCGCAACACATTACCGTTTTACGTGTTGTCATTAGAGAAGATTTTTCGCGCACCCTAGCAGAAAGGCTTGTTATGGATATTTCAAAAGTTTTGCATGAACTCGATAGCGCGTCCGCAAAGCTTACTGTGAAGATTAACAAGCAGATATCCGATGATTATGAGAAAAAAGttcaagaaaatgaaaagaagTTGCTGATGAAAGCCGAAATGGAAACTCAGATAGATGTTACTAACAAGTGGAAAAACATGGTGACTTCGTCTAATAAGACCAAAGGAATATGTTAA